GTTATACctattgatacaaaaataaaaatatgcaaacatttttttgttttcattcaacttatatgtaatttttttatgtatttatattaattttgtttgattctaaTAAGTGTATAGCCAGAGGAGACTTAAAAGCGGATTGCAGTAACATGTTTgattaaaaagaataaataaaagtattaaatgaaataaatgttaaattgCAAAACAATGATAAGGTTGTTAAAATCTCATATAAAAGCTATAAAATAGTACTCGTATCATGAAATACATCGTTAGGACATACTATACACAcaaataatagattttgtaaaattaaaattaatttaacacCAAATATTCAGTAATTCTAagaacaaaattcatttttttgatataattatatatatatatatatatatatatatatatatatatatatgtacgtTAACTTACcgaaccaattttttcaaaaatgacttttGATTAACTTAATAATTGCCGCTTTTTTGCCGTGAAACTCCAAGAATTTGCCCTtagttatttaaacaaaaacctATGATCCGCTATCTTAACACATAAGTGgctatgttatgttatgttaacGCTCGTGGTACACGTACGTTAACATAGCGgaccaattatttcaaaaattacttttgatTAGCTTAATACTTGCCGTTTTTAGCTGCCTTTTCTGAAGTGAAATTCGGATTATTGATGTGTTTAAATATAATTGCCGTACATAGAGAAGCGGTTTTTCAGGGTGGGGCTCGCTAAGTTATATGGAAAATTGCTATTTCCCAACTTTGCGCCCGACCCCAATGTGCTCCGGATAAATCAACGATGATTTCTTGAACGGCAAATTAGGCGGCAATTATTGATGTGTTCAAATATAATTGCCGTACGTAGAGAAGCGGTTTTTCAGGCGGTGGCTCGTTAACTTATGTGTTAACATAGCGGACCataggtttttttttaaataattaacaactAATTCTTCGAATTTCACTGTAGAAAAGGTGGTTAAAAAACGGCAATTATTAAGCCAatcaaaagtaatttttgaaaaaattcgtcCGCTAGGTTAACGTACGTACGATATTTTacatcgaaaataattttatcatttatcatgTTTCCTATCTAATAATCAGacattacaacattttttacaattgtTGCATTTCCATCTTGTTCTCTTCTTTCACATTTTGCATTCTcaattatttggtaatttttcagCTGTTGGTATACTTGCTTCATCCTCTGGATGTTAATTCTACAAGCTACAGTATGATTGACCATAGGAAGAGGATAATCTTTTCCTATGATGCACTTCGCTGACTGTTGTATTTTTTCAGGAGCCAGCCAAGGCTCATGAATATACTGAATTGGCATATTCTTCAATATTggaagatattttctaaaaataaaaattcctaatcattgctttttcaattttacgaTATGGAAGAATAGAAAgctgaattttatgaaaatagataCCCCAATATACAACTTTACACttgtaataaaaagttttaagaaatatatgtatttatactaatttttataaatcttgtACTCGGAAATTCATCTAGATATTAAGCGCaatttaagaaaacaaatattcaaaaattgaaataaataaatttccaacTGCAATAAAATGCTGCCGTCTTCAAAGAAAAATGTTCCGTAATTATTTCCAATGTGATcctttattatcattatatgaGGTTGTTAGATGAAGCGTTTTTCTATGATATGTAACTAACTCCAAATTGCTACAATGTTAGAGAAAATACGCAAGGAgtcaattataaagaaaaattaggaAAGCAGACCAATCATTAATAGTCTACAACGAAGGTAACCGGTAGgtctaaaataaaaagaagattGGTCTACTTAATAGAAAAAAGTCACACATGATACTAAAGTAACTAATTAACCAGGctctaaaaatagtttatagTACAGTAATCAAAGTTTACAACTTTATACTAATTTTCGcggttttcaaaaaaatgttttctctcTTGTGTACTACTTGTGTATCCTATCCATAATCCAACATTCTAGAAGGTTCTCCAAATACAGTCAAAACCATCTAGAATCCTTGAAAACACTCCAGAATAATCTATGGCAGCGTAATCATACACACAAAAATCAAGTTACAGGAGAAAGATGGATGGATAGGACTTGAGCTAAATTGTGGTTACTATTAAATAGATGATGAAGAACGGACTGtgagaaaaaatcaaatataacatcactcaataactCATGTGACTAATACACAGATGGTGCTgacattgtcaaatccatatgacgtttatgaattaccatttttcaaaagatttggtgtgaaatttcatgaaattttgattagtgAAAAAATTGACAGCCATTTAGTGAAACtacttttgtcattttcaaaacaatggattcaaaacaatttcgtgtgataatttatcattgcttgttgataaaaaaaaactgaacaagcTCGGgtaatggcttcaaaagtgttatctgcaccatcgaaaagaacaatttggtattggtttgctgaatataaacgtggtcgtacagacacctatgatggtgaacgttctggtcgtccaattgagatggTTACTACAGAAAACACATGTCCACAAATTGGTCATATCTAATAGttaattgaaattgcgtgagatagctgaggccgtaaagatatcagaaggcggtgtgtttacaattatgcataaaCATTTGACCCAGAGGCAGCTTTTTTCAATGTgtgtgccgcgtttactcacaggcGATCAAAAACAACGTCTTGATGATTCAGATTAGTGTtaacacgtaataaatcagatttttttgcgtcgatatgtgtcAATGGATGAATCATGAAtgcatcacttcactccggaatcaaaacgatcatcatctgagtggactgcagccgatgaaccacgtccgaagcatccaaaggcacaacagtcagcttggaaggttatggcttcagtattttggaatgcgcatgaaatattgttcattgaTTATCTCCAAaagagagacaatcaatagctcATACTACATAGAGCTGTTGCAGAAagaaccactgtttcaccaaaaTAATGCACCGATTCACTTCAGGCttttcgctgatctcaaaaaaatgcccaccggtaagaaattcagctaaaatgaagaagcaattgctgaaactgaaacctattttgagacaaaagacaaatcccTCTACAAGCACAGTATCGAGAAGTTAGaaaagcgttggaatgattgtattgctctcgAAAGAGATTACATTGCtcgatataatcgatttttggcaaaaaatgtgtttttcttagtcacacgactttGTGATGTGTTAACTGACTATCCAATTCCCATCTAGtcctttttatcaaaattaatatcgATAACATTTTTTAGATAGACGGACAAGTAAGAAATAGATGAAAACATTATGTTACCTTATATAATCTCCATTAGGGTCGGCTTTTCTCCCGAACTTAACTGGGCAATAACAGTGAAAAAACTGTTGAAAGAAACTGGAACATGATAACCACATCCAAGTACCGGCATTCACTGACCAATCGGCATCCAATAAGAGTTCCTCAAATACCttaagatatttatatattaaagtgtaaataacaaaaagaaatagataTTACCTTCATTCCCTCTTCCCACGATATCCAAAGATCTCCTCGCGTTAGGAAACAAGCTACAGCGTGTCTTGCTATATGGTGGATCCATCCTTCTTGTCTCAGTTGTGTCATGATTGCATCTATCCAGGGAAATCCTGTCTGACCCTGTTCTTACAAAGAAACGATGTTTTAGCACCCTAAAATATAAGTCGTCGCGTCGACATGGATCTTCAACCAAAAATATGTTTAGGTATGgtttgttcaaataaaaattaataaatgaaaacttatgatatattttttacacaTATACATAGAAACAAAATGACCATTCAGTCGATGTGCTCCAAACCGGTTTCATTAGAGACGATAGTGCCAATatgattttcgaaaatatccaATAGAATTCAACCGATTTGCGTTTCGATATTATGCGATTACACCAGTGCGAGTGCCTTGAACTTGAACAAAATTCCTCTTTTCGCTAATTCTGTTGCTTGCTCCGAATGTCAGACGATAGAAAATAATGCAGCCGCCTTTCTGTATACTATATCTCACTTAACTATATTTGTCTTTTCAGTGAGccatgttttattcaatttctacGTTTTAATTCTCGATATTCAACAAGGGCACGTAAATAATTCCTCCCAAAAAACATCTCAACCTAATCCCTACAAGTTGAACAGCCTTGCTTGCTTCTAAGTTGTTGGGTTCTTTCAATATTTCACGCAACTTGCACCTGCGGGACCGAATATTCCAACTCTCTTTTGCAGTTCAGACACGAAGAAGTCGATTACATCTGCACATAACGATCTGAATTCACTGTAACTGTGCGTCCTCTTCAAAAAAGTAAGTGCCTATAATTCCTCGCACTAACGTCACATACGCCCATACGGTCACTTTAGGCGAATGATACACTTCAGTAGCGGCAATTTAGTTTGTTAACGTATCCATTAAGCTTCATCCGAAAAGAAGATGCTGGTAACGTGTTGGAAAGCCCCCAATCATCTGGTTTACAAAATCAAGCCTGTCACTACCATCCTAAGGCTTCAATTCTCACACAAACAGAATTTTGTAAGAGTGCAGCCCAAAATCTTTGTGTAAGATGCGAAATAATGCTGATCTAAAGCAACAGCACGCTTCAGAATAGATAAGTCAAGCTTGTCAAGAACAGACCGAGTAACAATGTTTACGTTGTCGACCGTTCTATAAAACCTTGGACACCCGGATTTTGGTTTGTTTATCCAGTGCTGACCCGGCTTCTTTAAACTTCTAGACCCATTTTCTAACCATTCGAGCTCCTGGCGTATCAGTTTAGTGACGATCATTGCAAATATAGTAGAATTTTCTACCCACTATAGTCGCCGAATTACTGTTTTTGTAAAACTCATGCACGCACAGTGCACGGTCTGTTCTCGAGAAACTATCCATAGCGATTAAATTCCCAAGAGGCGGCTACCGATTGACATACCACCTGCGCCCCTCCGAATAACCGTGATCCCGCAATAAGCAAtacaaaaatgaactttttttttaaaacacctTGTATTTGAGTGATATAAAGCATCCAGTGGTCTTGAAGTCTTGCAAAAGGGTATTTAACATGAAATCACCTTTTAGgaggaaaatattaatatgtgGAGAGTATCtgttcatataaaatatttgttaagaaTCGAACGAAAATAGAAATAGTATCTATACTTACGTTTGCCCACTTTGCTAATGCTGCAGCATTTTTATCCCAAGGTATTTGTACGCATATGGGATTTCCTAACATCTTATCGAAGTTCGAATTTTTGGTAGCAGCACAATAAAAGAACTCTCGCCATAACAATTGACCGTGCAACGACAAAGGCGGAAATGcctttttaattttcttgtacAAATCAGTTAGTTGGTAATAGAACAGTCTGGTGGATAAACAGCCGAATCTTAAGTAAGGTGATAGTCCTGTTTGCGAAGGTAATAATGATTGAGGTGTCATTTTTGGCCGTCCAAAGGAGGCAACCCATGCTTTTCTTTCCAAGTGTCTTTCTAAGCGTGCCAATGACTCACTTTCACCACCAAGCCACGTTGGTGGATTTGAACCTTTAAcaaaagattgtaaataatGGTCACGTAACATGCTGGATAAATGACAGTGcataaaagattaaaataagctggaataataggcggaAGTCGACGGAAAACACTTAAAAAGGCAAAACAGAACCAGATGTTTCACACAGTTCTTACAAGCAGCTATTGGGTAAATTGGGAACCCGTTCATCGTAGAAAGAatgaatataaacaatttattccCATGCCGCCGGCCATTCCTCGAACCTCACCTCATGAGTTAATAAAATCTTGccattttcttcatttatgtgATTTTAAagatcaatatatatatatatatatatatatatatatatatatatatatatatatatataaatgaagaataattatAAGTTACTGGTAAACCAATGTTTTCTCATTTTACTTCTATAAAAAGGGTCTTTTTGTCATACAAATGTTGAAAGCTACTGACACTGTCTATCAGTGTTCCCTCGTCTACAGGACATTGATGATTTTTAGACATTGCTTTTTCctatttctagttttaatttaaaacacCAAGGCGAAAATCAGCGCAATATTTTCATAAGCAAAAACAAGGatgttgtaaataaaacaacataacctcacaaaattaaggGATTAAACTAGAAGTTAAAAGTTGGCGAACTCttaatctaattttaatttattgttaatgttCTGCATGAGCTGCAAATACCATTTCTTTGTCTTCCAGCTAGTAATTTAAGTTGctagtttaatgttaatttttaattttggctgcataaacAACCTTTTCATTCCAACCACCCAAACACGCttaggaaattacaaaaatagagaaaaccctaccaaaatcataaaaaactaaACAGCATCAAACACCCTTACAGATTATATTGTTGTTCACAGCTATAGAAGCCAAATTCAGCGCCATCTAGCGACACATGATTTTCACCAATActgtcaaattttaattttattattggcgcgtgatataaattatttgaggTAGTTCTAACTGCTACCTTACaactaataaatttccaaatttaggtttttgtttataatatttctcaaaataacaCATTTTCAAGCTATAGTATCACAGaagatgaaatattgaaaaatattatgaaaaaataataaatatggaaattcaTTAGTTGTAActtaatattaaagatattgTGAGAGCACTTTTCTCCTTACTTAAgtgaaatgtaaacaaatctGGTTTTGGAAGAAATGTGATAAttcttcaattataataataataatcaaaacaaaatggtttattatttatgaaaaacgtaaaactaaaacttgaagaaaatattattaaaaaaatattgcatacaAACTTAAACAATTAAGATGTaacatattaattaaataaacctaattttaattaattttatcacatGAACTTCATAGCAAATCCCTTGcagttaatttattattgtttatagcCGGCAGCTATCTATTGAAACATTCTAAGTCCTTACGAGGAATTGGGATCAAAtgcattttattaataaattcttaatgttatacaaaacatttattaaaaattgttgatgcaggcaaaattaaaaatgaaattgcataaaccaaaaaattaacatcaaaaaagtttagtttaatgttaattttaatttttgttgcaTAAACCAAGCTTAACACTATACATAATCAAAAGGACACAAAAGCACGAACACAACACAACGATAATGAATCATCAACTGTACAACGAATACCTACCAACATTTAATCACAAAAATGAATCAACTTTGGACTATATGTGTAAAACATCGATAAAATAGATGAATTGTGGGTGAATCACTAAGTACGGACATCGATGAAAGAATCAGTTTCTTGAACCAAATAATTACAAAGATAGAAAGTTAACAAGTTAGAAAAATTCAAAGCAGGGAAAAACCTCAACATGAGTTAAAGTAATGACGACATAACTATtgtagaatgaaaataaaacgattCTTGTCGTAATGTCTAGACCAAGTAAACGatacatattgaaaaaattttcgtgAAATGACATGCTAGACTAACAAAGAGAGACAACATTACCCACAGGATGTACTAATTTGCAGTAATTAAAGAATTTCTTACCTTCCGTGTCAAATCCCAATTCTTCTAAAGTTGGAACACCATATTTATCATCATGATCATCACTCAAAGGTGTATACGCCCCGTTGTGCCAACCATAAACAGGTAATTCAGGTTTCGGCGGAGGGCCCATCGTAGCTATTATAGCTAAAAATTGGTTGTATGTTAATGGCGCCTTTCCACCATTTCTCTCTATTATATCTTCGAGATGGTAGAGTGTGTGAGATACACGTTGTATAACCTAAaggaaacaaaataatgagCTAGAACAAACAATACATCACAATATAAAATTCATGATCAAACAGGTCTAAATTTCGAGGGATCAggtataatataattataaataataagcACTACCTACATTTCTTACCAAAATAAATGACgtaaattcaataatacttATTACAAAGTTGTATACTGAAAACATGAATTTACTCTAGCATTTtacttttctatattttctggAAATCATATTTCCAAATTGGGCAAACATGATTGTAATAAAATGCCCattaggaaataataatattgaattttcagaGCCTCATTTTTTGTTCTGTCACTCATACTAGTCAAATACATTTTGAGCACTGGGTAAACTGGACTTAATCGATGTCTAGGCTGTCTTCCAATTCATTTTCATAAGCACTGATTATAAATGGTGTTGTTTTTACTGTTCCAAATCACAAGTTAGTTTTTGATATGCTTTCATGCATTCATTTCTGGTTTGTgtagaaaaatcattattagaaCAACAAGtgaataaattacaattaactggagatgataaaaaattatgaagctAATACGTGAATTAGTTACAGTGTTTAATATCAACGTTAcatggcgcagtcagtaggatataCCAGGGGGATGTGCACCGAGGAGAATATGTAATGTCCTCTTATAAGAATCATTTTTAGTGAAATAAAACGTATCACAGTATTTAATACTAACGTTACAGTCCATAAAGGGTGTATCTCGTATCAAGATTTATTATAGACGATTGTTGCAACACAATATTTGCTTGAAAACGTTCTATGATTCTATTCCACGTTTTTGTCATTATCCTCAACGTCTcttttaaaagaagaaattctccattacaattttagttttttgagttttagcTCTATTTGGCTAAGGataaattaataacataattCAAATTTAGAGAAGTTTCCAAATATCCTACTTTTCTATGAGGGAAAGTGTCATTTATGTCGCAAATATCTAGTCCCATATACCAAATTTCGAAATCACCTATCATCTACtataatttacaattattataataaaaaagatatttcatCAATGAAAATTACTAAAACCTATAATCAAAGCGGGCTAGTATTTTCTTGCGCCCTACTTATCAGTTTATTTCTTTCATTGTTTGGTATGGGATAATTAAATGCTCTTGATAATTCGTTCACAATTATATTTAACGAGAATTAACACTTTAATTGAGaactatatatataaatatatgtatgtattaaTAATATGGTTTCATAGACACGTGTGGATTTGTTGAATGTTGAGGATCGTAAAGCGCGTGAGTTTTCGATTACTATTAAGGATTGTAAGAGGGAAAGTGTCTCTATTTATGGGAGAGGTTATAAAATGGAGCATGTGTGAGGGAAATTGAAAGTTATAGAGATGTAGTTAGTTACAAGTATGACGTGTGATACTGGTATCAATAGTTGCCTACCCAAAAGAGTCGGTTCCTAGGTGAGATTTAAATCCGAACATTATGGAATGTAGTTACATATTTGAACAATATGAAAAGAACAATTTTCTGTTATTCATCTTCACCTTTACCTGTGAATTATTTTACCAACAAACGATCATGCCTAGTATATCCAATCGCAATTTTACTTGTTCACTTATTGTAGCTAGTTTTTTCCAAACTTCTGATCAAATAATAGGGTTGTTTAGAAAGTTTCCGACCTATTTTGagtttatatactttttccaACGATGCTCTATCATTTTTACCTCTTTAAATAATAGCTGCCGTATTTTCTCCTAAAGTAGGCATTTACGTATGGGATAATGTAGCCGTCCAGGCAAGTAAAAATTTGAGGTAAGGCTATAGGAAAAAGTCACTAGGAGTCATATCTGAAGAATAAGGTGTGTGATCATACAATTCGAAGTggaatttgtaaattttagcCGTAGATATTACCGAAGAATGAAAGGGTACTTGCCCGGAtggaaaagcattttttcataaaataaaatatcttatgttattattttatctttttgatTATAGACGATGATTTTGACTATCTTTAAATATGGTCGCAAGTACTTTCCAGCCAATGAAAACGGTGCAGATTTACCCTTTAAAATCCACTGCCTTGACAGTTTTTTCGCTCTATGAGTGTAGTGGTGGATCCAGCTTTCATTTACAGTTATTAATAGACGCAAGAAATgaactaattttatttcaaccgCGTCAATAAGGCCTAGGAACTTTTATTCGACTGTGTTTTTGGTCCAAAATGAACAAACGCGGCACTCAAATCGGGGGTAGTTTACGTATGCTTTCTTCAGTCTGTATATGGAAAAGCGTTCTTTTGATCAGCTCACATATTCTTCTATCTTTCTAACCTTAATCCGTAAATGACTACACGTTTTCTAACTCTTCTTTTATCTGTGTAGGCATATTGCCGtcaaaaaacgaatatttaatgccagctcgatactcaattttcataaaatattcagaGGATTTCATTAATAAGCATCCAAAATTgctaaaatttcaacaaaaatctcataaatattcaggttgaggtcggaaacttttcaccCAAtcacatcattattttttatttatacttcataatcataattttgttaataaggtaaaattcatcataattttcataacgaacaattaaattttgaacactagattacttataatatatattttttataagtgatctttattaattaaaaaaaaacagtttaataTTTCTCcagtaaattaattaaaaattaagtgTTTACCGTTATTCCTAGTTCATTACATAGTGCTGTTATGTTGTGATCTCTGACTCTCCCAAATGGTTCTGGGTCTTCTTCGAAAGTGAGAACTGTCGTCCCCCATTCTTTGAAAAGTTTCGGAAGTGCGTCTGCAGGCTGACCACGGATAACGAATAACCTCGAATTAAATTTTCTCAAGTTACGATCTAAATCTTCCAAACATTGAAGCAGAAATCTAGAgccataattattatatttagagtcaaaactaaatattcgaaggtaatatttattttacttttgtttaatataataagaaagtttaataacaattaaataacacaaaaacTGTTGTTTACGACCgtactataaaaaattcatcatttaaaAGATTGCTGGTAGTCATTCagtatataatttcaatacactATTAgtaaataatgtcattatttaGTTTAAATAGTTATactattgtcaatattttctgaaaataaagttttcttaaaattctaAATCAAATTTATCTATTGCTCAAAGCATTATCAACTGTTGTCTGCGGCCTATACTACTATATTATACTATAGTTGAATCTCACAATTGTATAGAGTTACTCATAGAGCAATTTTATATGCTAATCAAATTAGATGTTTACCCTGTACAAAATGgttgttgaatttttaaataccGACAAAAAGAGAAAGGTTCAAATTAGTTCATATAAAAACAGTGGATTTGAAACAAACTCAATCTTCAAAGAATATACGTTCAGGTAGTTTCATAAacatttactatttttagatattttttgtataactaATTTTCAACATTCAATTCTGGTCAATTTGGCTGGTAGGGGACCTGACACGAAGGCGTAGCTTAAAAACCATGTCGGAAAGTAACTTATAAGACTTTGGatgtttttgttttcgaaaGAACATTAGTTTTTGACAGTTGGCAGTACGGTTACTTGTTCGGAATGGCGaattaactttttgtttttttgttagtgTAATTGTTGGAAGAAGATTTCattgtcattttttaaagaACACATTTTATTCAATCATTCCATCacagtagaaaataaaaaaggtagttataatattttatttttgatgacgTAGTTAAGTATGTTTTTAGAGGTAGAAAACGTAGCGAAAAGCTAGGTAACGAGAGGTTATGTTGCGAGATTTTTTTAGGTTACGATTTGTTTTGTCTTTTcctcattttgaataaaagtgaGGGGATGATGAGTTATGAGGTAATGACTTTCAAACTAGATCGACTCGGTTGTCATACATTGTTGTTTATCGAAACTTTTTAATTACCATTTTgctttatttcataatttgtaaGTTAATATAacctaatatatttgaaaaataaatgatacgatttcataaaaaataaatcatcatttCCCCACCTCACCCATAATTTCgagatttcattaaaattaccctaacacttaaatatataatctgtatgataataaaataaataaataggtGAAATGTTGAACATAATAGATGGGCGACGAATAATCCGCAACAAAAATATACTTGATGCTTAACGTATTTTATCCGTCGTCCAGTTAATTAAATGTGGAAAACCCGAGaaagaattaattaataaaaaagtgactTTAGTCACCGCAATTTATATCTgtcatttccaagaaaaatactatgaaatgaatgcaaaaatatctagaagaaataatttcaataactaGTTCTTGCTAGAGTTGTGATTGAAGTTTCTCTATTATAGAAAAGATGATTAGAATATCTCAAGTACagattttatattcaataatgCATTATGACACACCATTAAATTCCTCTCCTGAATTACACtctaaaaaataacagaataataaaagtattatttatattgatacttatttacttataaaagaaaaattattttcaatagttagGTTTCGCTTTACGTTTTGGCAATAtaggtttttaaaaatgtaaggAGCAAACTTTCGTTTGAGGAccaactttgtttttttaacaaCGCTAAAATTTTATCACCTGGcttcaaaaatttatggaaaaccACGTTTAATTTGTTTTACATTACTGCGACAATAT
This DNA window, taken from Diorhabda sublineata isolate icDioSubl1.1 chromosome 4, icDioSubl1.1, whole genome shotgun sequence, encodes the following:
- the LOC130442656 gene encoding cryptochrome-1, whose amino-acid sequence is MSGSACHTSIGDEKHTVHWFRKGLRLHDNPSLKEGIKGAKTIRCVFVLDPWFAGSSSVGVNKWRFLLQCLEDLDRNLRKFNSRLFVIRGQPADALPKLFKEWGTTVLTFEEDPEPFGRVRDHNITALCNELGITVIQRVSHTLYHLEDIIERNGGKAPLTYNQFLAIIATMGPPPKPELPVYGWHNGAYTPLSDDHDDKYGVPTLEELGFDTEGSNPPTWLGGESESLARLERHLERKAWVASFGRPKMTPQSLLPSQTGLSPYLRFGCLSTRLFYYQLTDLYKKIKKAFPPLSLHGQLLWREFFYCAATKNSNFDKMLGNPICVQIPWDKNAAALAKWANGQTGFPWIDAIMTQLRQEGWIHHIARHAVACFLTRGDLWISWEEGMKVFEELLLDADWSVNAGTWMWLSCSSFFQQFFHCYCPVKFGRKADPNGDYIRKYLPILKNMPIQYIHEPWLAPEKIQQSAKCIIGKDYPLPMVNHTVACRINIQRMKQVYQQLKNYQIIENAKCERREQDGNATIVKNVVMSDY